One genomic window of Nicotiana sylvestris chromosome 10, ASM39365v2, whole genome shotgun sequence includes the following:
- the LOC138879131 gene encoding uncharacterized protein, with translation MVILGMQCSRKVDKVGNKYFCKKYNKEEFSFTRRYRLQVRVMDRTAFISLLLWNREAMQLIGKSAKELKERLLEVIIKQENIESQVEVYKVLKLTDDDDLLKEYNHNLFEDNITDPQFFDGQAQDLMAESQLKSVLQNPIEKSLSESGSSVLEDGDACNVKISPLKTYDKKTRSANKALAVGPDDDFNSQLSSNKVRRVVKKEKNL, from the exons ATGGTCATACTTGGCATGCAGTGTAGTCGAAAGGTTGATAAAGTTGGAAATAAATACTTTTGTAAGAAATACAATAAAGAAGAATTTTCATTTACTCGCAG GTATAGGCTTCAAGTTCGTGTTATGGATAGAACCGCTTTTATCTCATTGTTGCTTTGGAATCGCGAAGCTATGCAGCTTATAGGGAAGTCCGCAAAAGAACTTAAGGAAAGATTACTTGAG GTTATTATTAAGCAAGAGAATATTGAGTCTCAGGTCGAAGTCTACAAAGTTCTTAAGCTTACTGATGATGATGACCTTCTAAAGGAATACAACCACAATTTATTCGAAGACAATATCACT GATCCACAGTTTTTTGATGGACAAGCTCAA GATCTAATGGCCGAAAGTCAGCTGAAGTCTGTTTTGCAAAATCCCATCGAGAAAAGCTTATCAGAAAGTGGATCGTCGGTGTTAGAAGATGGTGATGCTTGCAATGTAAAAATATCTCCTTTGAAGACGTATGACAAGAAGACTAGATCTGCTAATAAGGCATTAGCAGTAGGACCAGATGATGACTTCAATTCTCAACTCTCTAGCAACAAGGTTCGTAGAGTcgtaaagaaagaaaagaatctCTGA